Proteins encoded by one window of Clostridium perfringens:
- a CDS encoding Cof-type HAD-IIB family hydrolase → MKYKMICIDMDGTLLNSKKVVSEENRIALKKAYEKGVHIIICTGRNPKNAIYFSEFLGVNCAVIANNGAWVIDEDKEVIISKDVLDENQCMDIMSICKEYKGVPSFHSRDSVYWPSRFRKYLCDIILNKKIPEKYRVKNIYVKEKEEWRKVFKSNNIGKCIIIELNTKKLKKIRENLIKKGNYEITQSGRYALEVNNKGVSKGRAVKALAEEYKIKREEIICIGDNENDLSMITYAGLGVAMGNAIDSLKEKADYITESNDKNGVAKVIYEFVLKND, encoded by the coding sequence ATGAAGTATAAAATGATATGTATAGATATGGATGGTACATTATTAAATTCAAAGAAAGTTGTAAGTGAAGAAAATAGAATTGCATTAAAAAAAGCTTATGAAAAAGGAGTACACATAATAATATGCACAGGAAGAAATCCTAAAAATGCAATATATTTTTCAGAATTTTTAGGAGTAAACTGTGCTGTAATAGCTAATAATGGAGCTTGGGTAATTGATGAAGATAAGGAAGTTATAATATCAAAGGATGTTTTAGATGAAAATCAATGTATGGATATTATGAGCATATGTAAAGAGTATAAAGGGGTTCCTAGTTTTCATTCAAGGGATAGTGTGTATTGGCCATCAAGATTTAGAAAATATTTATGTGATATTATTTTGAATAAAAAAATACCTGAAAAATATAGAGTTAAGAATATTTATGTGAAAGAAAAAGAAGAGTGGAGAAAGGTCTTTAAAAGCAATAACATAGGTAAGTGTATAATAATAGAATTAAATACTAAAAAGCTAAAGAAAATAAGAGAAAATTTAATTAAAAAAGGTAATTATGAAATTACTCAATCAGGAAGATATGCCTTAGAAGTAAATAATAAAGGGGTATCAAAGGGAAGGGCTGTAAAGGCTTTAGCAGAGGAATATAAGATAAAAAGAGAAGAGATTATATGTATAGGTGATAATGAAAATGACTTATCTATGATTACTTATGCAGGCTTAGGTGTTGCTATGGGAAATGCCATAGATTCTTTAAAGGAAAAAGCAGATTATATAACTGAAAGTAATGATAAAAATGGGGTAGCAAAGGTAATATATGAATTTGTATTAAAGAATGATTAA
- a CDS encoding tRNA (cytidine(34)-2'-O)-methyltransferase — MNLNIVLYQPEIPQNTGNIARTCVLTNSKLHIIKPMGFVIDDKHLKRAGLDYWSQLDLEIHESYEDFMKKYGDKKIYLSTTHAEDHYDEVKYEEGAFIMFGRESAGVPEDVHNAHHGIKVPMINTTTRSLNLSNTVAIIAYEALRQIGFPNMK, encoded by the coding sequence GTGAATCTTAATATAGTATTATATCAACCAGAAATACCACAAAACACTGGTAATATAGCAAGAACATGTGTTTTAACAAATTCAAAGCTTCATATAATAAAACCTATGGGCTTTGTTATAGATGATAAACATTTAAAAAGAGCTGGATTAGATTATTGGAGTCAATTAGATCTTGAAATTCATGAAAGTTATGAAGATTTTATGAAAAAGTATGGAGATAAGAAAATTTACTTATCAACAACTCATGCTGAGGATCATTATGATGAAGTAAAGTATGAAGAGGGAGCTTTTATAATGTTTGGAAGAGAGTCAGCTGGAGTTCCAGAGGACGTTCATAATGCTCACCATGGAATAAAAGTACCAATGATAAATACAACTACTAGGAGTTTGAATTTATCAAACACAGTAGCTATTATAGCTTATGAAGCTTTAAGACAAATTGGATTTCCAAACATGAAATAA